One stretch of Miscanthus floridulus cultivar M001 chromosome 18, ASM1932011v1, whole genome shotgun sequence DNA includes these proteins:
- the LOC136523057 gene encoding UPF0014 membrane protein STAR2-like isoform X2 produces MEHARALLEQMAPPDLGEPGFWRDFLVGMLKPAAATAVVALAVMLSFTQRLGIEAEMLYAVARSFLQLSLVGFVLQFIFVQKNATPWILLTYLFMVTVASYTAGQRAKQAPHGKCIAFVSILVGTVITIALLLVLDVFPFTPRYIIPAAGMMVSNAMTVTGVTMKKLRDDVKIQKSLVETALALGATPRDATLQQMRRSLGIALSPAIDNAKTQGFINLPGAMTGLIMAGESPLQAVQQQIIIDCNNMAIW; encoded by the exons ATGGAGCACGCGAGGGCGTTGCTGGAGCAGATGGCGCCGCCGGACCTGGGGGAGCCAGGCTTCTGGCGAGACTTCCTGGTGGGCATGCTCAAGCCGGCCGCTGCCACCGCCGTGGTCGCCCTGGCCGTCATGCTCAGCTTCACGCAGCGCCTGGGGATCGAGGCCGAGATGCTCTACGCCGTCGCGCGCTCCTTCCTCCAGCTCTCCCTGGTCGGATTCGTCCTCCAGTTCATCTTTGTCCAGAAGAACGCCACACCATGGATCCTCCTCACCTACCTCTTCATG GTGACGGTCGCCAGCTACACGGCGGGCCAGCGCGCAAAGCAGGCCCCCCATGGAAAGTGCATCGCCTTCGTGTCCATCCTCGTCGGCACCGTGATCACCATCGCACTGCTCCTCGTGCTCGACGTCTTCCCGTTTACCCCGAGGTACATCATCCCCGCGGCCGGCATGATGGTCAGCAACGCTATGACCGTCACTGGAGTCACAATGAAGAAGCTCCGCGACGACGTCAAGATCCAGAAGAGCCTG GTGGAGACAGCACTTGCTCTAGGTGCGACGCCACGCGATGCGACGCTCCAGCAGATGAGGAGGTCGTTGGGCATCGCGTTGTCCCCGGCCATCGACAACGCCAAGACCCAGGGGTTTATCAATCTGCCAGGAGCCATGACAGGGCTCATCATGGCGGGTGAGTCGCCGCTGCAGGCAGTCCAGCAGCAAATTATCATTGATTGCAATAACATGGCCATTTGGTGA
- the LOC136523057 gene encoding UPF0014 membrane protein STAR2-like isoform X1 gives MEHARALLEQMAPPDLGEPGFWRDFLVGMLKPAAATAVVALAVMLSFTQRLGIEAEMLYAVARSFLQLSLVGFVLQFIFVQKNATPWILLTYLFMVTVASYTAGQRAKQAPHGKCIAFVSILVGTVITIALLLVLDVFPFTPRYIIPAAGMMVSNAMTVTGVTMKKLRDDVKIQKSLVSSNPVVAWRRAAYVFSLPNSCLICGDSTCSRCDATRCDAPADEEVVGHRVVPGHRQRQDPGVYQSARSHDRAHHGG, from the exons ATGGAGCACGCGAGGGCGTTGCTGGAGCAGATGGCGCCGCCGGACCTGGGGGAGCCAGGCTTCTGGCGAGACTTCCTGGTGGGCATGCTCAAGCCGGCCGCTGCCACCGCCGTGGTCGCCCTGGCCGTCATGCTCAGCTTCACGCAGCGCCTGGGGATCGAGGCCGAGATGCTCTACGCCGTCGCGCGCTCCTTCCTCCAGCTCTCCCTGGTCGGATTCGTCCTCCAGTTCATCTTTGTCCAGAAGAACGCCACACCATGGATCCTCCTCACCTACCTCTTCATG GTGACGGTCGCCAGCTACACGGCGGGCCAGCGCGCAAAGCAGGCCCCCCATGGAAAGTGCATCGCCTTCGTGTCCATCCTCGTCGGCACCGTGATCACCATCGCACTGCTCCTCGTGCTCGACGTCTTCCCGTTTACCCCGAGGTACATCATCCCCGCGGCCGGCATGATGGTCAGCAACGCTATGACCGTCACTGGAGTCACAATGAAGAAGCTCCGCGACGACGTCAAGATCCAGAAGAGCCTGGTCAGCTCGAACCCTGTCGTAGCCTGGCGACGTGCTGCTTATGTCTTTTCCTTGCCTAATTCCTGCCTAATCT GTGGAGACAGCACTTGCTCTAGGTGCGACGCCACGCGATGCGACGCTCCAGCAGATGAGGAGGTCGTTGGGCATCGCGTTGTCCCCGGCCATCGACAACGCCAAGACCCAGGGGTTTATCAATCTGCCAGGAGCCATGACAGGGCTCATCATGGCGGGTGA